A window from Myxococcus fulvus encodes these proteins:
- a CDS encoding GspE/PulE family protein: MAQAVSGPNASAVRSRVDFTTLFVLEALVGQGLLTPQQAQEVLAKESAARARVLKAQTAASGKDAARYDVSPVEVVAAFQVPLANGRGVLDEDRVTEAAARASGLTYRKIDPLKLDMGLATRTVSRPYAQKHVLLPLERTPQGRLVVAVANPFDRELFESFHRLTGLPVEPVLSSKADILKSISDIYGFKKTLARAADDFSAASGGAQVSNFEQLVSLSGTQELEASDRPVVQAVDYLLRYAFDNRASDIHIEPKRATSVVRLRIDGVLHPVYSLPAQVHPPIVSRVKMLSRIDISEKRRPQDGRIKTERDGREVELRVSTLPTAFGEKVVIRIFDPETLVQDIAQLGFEPDEKGSFESWIDQPHGLILVTGPTGSGKTTTLYSALKALAGPDVNVTTVEDPIEMVWDAFNQVQVQPKVGLDFAGALRHILRQDPDVIMVGEIRDAETAENAIQSALTGHLVLSTLHTNDALGAVARMRDLGVPSFLLAQSLLGVMAQRLLRRVCSHCAEEVSLTPDELLALQAPLPLLPGGVRLLKGAGCVRCRNTGYIGRTGVFEIVTTGRELRDHISREAPYEKLVEVARLGGMRTLREAAVRKLAQGLTAFDEVVRMTSA, encoded by the coding sequence GTGGCACAAGCCGTGAGCGGGCCGAATGCGTCTGCCGTGAGGAGCCGGGTGGACTTCACCACGCTCTTCGTCCTGGAGGCGCTCGTCGGCCAGGGGCTGTTGACGCCCCAGCAGGCCCAGGAGGTGCTCGCGAAGGAGTCCGCCGCGCGAGCGCGTGTGCTCAAGGCGCAGACCGCCGCGAGCGGCAAGGACGCCGCGCGCTACGACGTGTCTCCGGTGGAGGTGGTGGCCGCGTTCCAGGTGCCGTTGGCCAATGGCCGCGGCGTGCTGGACGAGGACCGCGTCACCGAGGCCGCCGCGCGGGCCTCGGGGCTGACGTACCGGAAGATCGACCCGTTGAAGCTGGACATGGGGTTGGCCACGCGCACGGTGTCGCGGCCCTATGCGCAGAAGCACGTGCTGCTGCCGTTGGAGCGCACGCCGCAGGGGCGCCTGGTGGTCGCGGTGGCGAACCCGTTCGACCGGGAGCTGTTCGAGAGCTTCCACCGGCTGACGGGGCTGCCGGTGGAGCCGGTGCTCAGCTCGAAGGCGGACATCCTCAAGTCCATCTCCGACATCTACGGCTTCAAGAAGACGCTCGCGCGGGCGGCGGATGACTTCAGCGCGGCGTCGGGTGGGGCGCAGGTCTCCAACTTCGAGCAGCTCGTCTCGCTCAGCGGGACGCAGGAGCTGGAGGCGTCGGACCGGCCCGTGGTGCAGGCGGTGGACTACCTGTTGCGCTACGCGTTCGACAACCGCGCCTCGGACATCCACATCGAGCCCAAGCGCGCGACGAGCGTGGTGCGGCTGCGCATCGATGGTGTGTTGCATCCGGTGTACTCGCTGCCGGCGCAGGTGCATCCGCCGATCGTGTCGCGCGTGAAGATGCTCTCGCGCATCGACATCTCGGAGAAGCGCAGGCCGCAGGACGGGCGCATCAAGACGGAGCGGGACGGCCGCGAGGTGGAGTTGCGCGTCAGCACGTTGCCCACGGCCTTCGGCGAGAAGGTGGTCATCCGCATCTTCGACCCGGAGACGTTGGTGCAGGACATCGCCCAGCTCGGCTTCGAGCCGGACGAGAAGGGCAGCTTCGAGTCGTGGATCGACCAGCCGCACGGGCTCATCCTGGTAACGGGGCCCACGGGCAGTGGGAAGACGACGACGCTGTACTCCGCGCTCAAGGCGCTGGCGGGGCCGGACGTCAACGTCACCACGGTGGAAGACCCCATCGAAATGGTGTGGGACGCGTTCAACCAGGTGCAGGTGCAGCCCAAGGTGGGATTGGATTTCGCAGGGGCGCTGCGGCACATCCTGCGCCAGGACCCGGACGTCATCATGGTGGGCGAGATTCGCGACGCGGAGACGGCGGAGAACGCCATCCAGTCCGCGCTCACCGGACACCTCGTGCTGTCCACGCTGCACACCAATGACGCGCTCGGCGCGGTGGCGCGCATGCGGGATTTGGGCGTGCCGTCCTTCCTGTTGGCGCAGAGTCTGCTCGGGGTGATGGCCCAGCGTCTGCTGCGGCGGGTGTGCAGTCATTGCGCGGAGGAGGTGTCGTTGACGCCCGACGAGCTCCTGGCGCTCCAGGCGCCGCTGCCGCTCCTGCCCGGAGGCGTGCGATTGCTCAAGGGCGCGGGCTGCGTGCGCTGCCGTAACACGGGCTACATCGGCCGCACGGGTGTGTTTGAAATCGTCACCACGGGCAGGGAGCTGCGGGATCACATCTCCCGCGAGGCTCCGTACGAGAAGCTGGTGGAGGTGGCTCGGCTCGGAGGGATGCGGACGCTGCGCGAGGCCGCCGTGCGGAAGCTGGCGCAGGGGCTCACCGCGTTCGACGAGGTGGTGCGGATGACGTCCGCGTGA